The following are from one region of the Actinoplanes sp. L3-i22 genome:
- a CDS encoding carbohydrate ABC transporter permease: protein MRRAVLIYLGLGSLAVLILAPYLLSVQTSVKTPRQFAQQSPLTPPHPLTGGNYAELLVGGHSLIPPLVITGQVVLVVVLGQLTCSVLAAYAFARLDFPGRDALFGVYLATLMVPAVAVLVPRFVLLSRVGLANTFWGIVLPSMFGSPYAIFLLRQFFRAVPQELLDAARIDGAGHLGVLRHVLLPLSRPILATLLIITVVTHWNDFLWPLVITSGVRWQVLTVAVAGLQSQYQGNWTLVTAATTLATMPLLVLFTIFQRHLVRSITITGLK, encoded by the coding sequence ATGCGCCGCGCCGTGCTGATCTATCTCGGGCTGGGATCGCTCGCGGTCCTGATCCTCGCGCCCTACCTGCTGAGCGTCCAGACGTCGGTGAAGACGCCGCGGCAGTTCGCGCAGCAGTCACCGCTGACCCCGCCGCACCCGCTGACCGGTGGAAACTATGCGGAGCTGCTCGTCGGCGGGCACAGCCTGATCCCGCCGCTGGTGATCACCGGGCAGGTCGTGCTGGTGGTCGTTCTCGGGCAGCTCACGTGTTCGGTGCTGGCCGCCTACGCGTTCGCGCGGCTCGACTTCCCGGGGCGGGACGCGCTCTTCGGGGTGTACCTGGCGACCCTGATGGTCCCCGCCGTTGCCGTGCTCGTGCCCCGGTTCGTGCTGCTCAGCCGGGTCGGCCTGGCCAACACGTTCTGGGGGATCGTGCTGCCGTCGATGTTCGGGTCGCCGTACGCGATCTTTCTGCTCCGCCAGTTCTTCCGGGCCGTCCCGCAGGAGCTCCTGGACGCCGCGCGGATCGACGGCGCGGGCCACCTCGGGGTGCTGCGCCACGTGCTCCTGCCGCTGAGCCGTCCGATTCTGGCCACCCTGCTGATCATCACGGTGGTCACCCACTGGAACGACTTCCTCTGGCCGCTGGTGATCACCAGCGGGGTGCGCTGGCAGGTCCTGACCGTCGCGGTCGCCGGGCTGCAGAGTCAGTACCAGGGCAACTGGACGCTTGTCACGGCCGCCACCACGCTCGCCACGATGCCGTTGCTGGTGCTCTTCACGATCTTTCAGCGGCACCTGGTCCGGTCGATCACGATTACCGGCCTGAAGTGA
- a CDS encoding maleylpyruvate isomerase N-terminal domain-containing protein: MGDSLVDSGDVRDVVASAVAALRTVADQDWQVPAGDLEWSCWETVEHVADDLFAYAGQLAAEEPPTDRYVPWGYRRSRPVAPALTVYADPEQGTAGLLRVLDASGGLLAAIVQVSPPERRGYHPSGVADGAGFAAMGIVEVLVHLHDVAQTLKFAWSPDPDVVARVLRRLFPDMPAGHDPWPTLLWATGRAELPGHPRRTEWRWYA; encoded by the coding sequence ATGGGTGACTCACTTGTGGATTCCGGGGATGTCCGCGACGTGGTCGCGTCCGCCGTCGCGGCCTTGCGGACGGTCGCTGACCAGGACTGGCAGGTGCCCGCCGGCGACCTGGAGTGGTCCTGCTGGGAGACCGTCGAGCACGTCGCCGACGACCTGTTCGCCTACGCCGGGCAGCTCGCCGCGGAAGAGCCCCCCACCGATCGGTACGTGCCGTGGGGCTACCGGCGCAGCCGTCCGGTCGCACCCGCGCTGACCGTCTACGCCGATCCGGAGCAGGGCACGGCCGGGCTGCTCCGGGTGCTCGACGCGTCCGGCGGCCTGCTGGCCGCGATCGTCCAGGTCAGCCCGCCGGAGCGGCGCGGCTACCACCCGTCCGGGGTCGCCGACGGCGCCGGCTTCGCCGCGATGGGCATCGTCGAGGTCCTGGTCCATCTGCACGACGTGGCACAGACCCTGAAATTCGCCTGGTCGCCCGACCCGGACGTGGTCGCCCGGGTGCTGCGCCGCCTCTTCCCGGACATGCCGGCCGGCCACGACCCGTGGCCGACCCTGCTCTGGGCCACCGGCCGCGCCGAACTGCCCGGGCACCCGCGCCGGACCGAATGGCGCTGGTACGCCTGA
- a CDS encoding MFS transporter: MTSTVSADVPTPAHSPPPAAVGRRGNPWLSLIAVAFGLFMVGLDGSVVSIANPEIGRDLQASTAELQWVTNSYLLALAAALILGGKLGDRFGRRKYYLVGVAGFTLASVAIGLAGSIEGVIAFRAAQGLFGALLMPNTLGILRAVFPPRKFGMAVGIWAMVSSVSTALGPIVGGLLVQHVGWEYVFYINAPVGVLALLVSALVLPESRNSTGSHKFDVAGVPLLAIGLLVLVFAVVKGEAWGWGSARTLGTMAAGLLGLIVFGLYESRLEHPLLPMRLFRSPALTIGAILTAVNFFTLLGSIFYIMLYLQNVRGYSPVWSGVLTLPLSLASVVASPLGAALTDRFGPRFSMPLGMLLQGAASFGLILLGTDSGYWAMWPSFIGLGLGVGMVMSASSEAIVGNAPVQDGGVAGGLQATMLQIGGALGTSVLISIIGSRAGSTLVDSLTGAGVPAPVAAGLTAAKDAVAMGIAPVSADMTENVRAAVIDGAATAFLHGVHAAALVSGVLCLVGALVAVVGIRRGATH, encoded by the coding sequence ATGACCTCGACCGTTTCCGCGGACGTCCCCACCCCGGCGCACTCGCCGCCGCCGGCGGCCGTAGGCCGGCGCGGCAATCCCTGGCTGTCGCTGATCGCGGTCGCGTTCGGACTGTTCATGGTCGGTCTGGACGGCAGTGTGGTGTCGATCGCGAATCCGGAGATCGGCCGCGACCTGCAGGCCAGCACCGCGGAACTGCAGTGGGTCACCAACTCCTATCTGCTGGCGCTCGCGGCCGCGCTGATCCTCGGCGGCAAGCTCGGTGACCGGTTCGGGCGGCGGAAGTATTACCTGGTCGGGGTGGCCGGCTTCACGCTCGCCTCGGTGGCGATCGGGCTGGCCGGGTCGATCGAGGGGGTGATCGCGTTCCGGGCCGCGCAGGGGCTGTTCGGGGCGCTGCTGATGCCGAACACGCTCGGCATCCTGCGCGCGGTCTTCCCGCCGCGGAAGTTCGGCATGGCGGTCGGCATCTGGGCGATGGTCTCGTCCGTCTCGACGGCGCTCGGCCCGATCGTCGGCGGCCTGCTCGTCCAGCACGTGGGCTGGGAATACGTTTTCTACATCAACGCGCCGGTGGGGGTGCTCGCGCTGCTCGTCAGCGCCCTGGTGCTGCCGGAGAGCAGGAATTCCACCGGCAGCCACAAGTTCGACGTGGCCGGGGTGCCGCTGCTCGCGATCGGGCTGCTCGTCCTGGTGTTCGCCGTGGTCAAGGGCGAGGCGTGGGGCTGGGGCTCGGCGCGGACGCTCGGCACGATGGCGGCCGGTCTGCTGGGCCTGATCGTTTTCGGACTGTACGAGAGTCGGCTGGAGCATCCGCTGCTGCCCATGCGGTTGTTCCGGAGCCCGGCGCTGACGATCGGCGCGATCCTCACCGCGGTCAACTTCTTCACGCTGCTCGGCTCGATCTTCTACATCATGCTGTACCTGCAGAACGTCCGCGGGTACAGCCCGGTCTGGTCCGGGGTGCTGACCCTGCCGCTGAGCCTCGCCTCGGTGGTCGCCTCGCCGCTCGGCGCCGCGCTCACCGACCGATTCGGCCCACGCTTCTCGATGCCGCTGGGGATGCTGCTGCAGGGTGCCGCGTCGTTCGGGCTGATCCTGCTCGGCACGGACTCCGGGTACTGGGCGATGTGGCCGTCGTTCATCGGCCTGGGGCTGGGGGTCGGCATGGTGATGTCGGCGTCGTCCGAGGCGATCGTCGGCAACGCCCCGGTCCAGGACGGCGGTGTGGCCGGTGGCCTGCAGGCGACCATGCTGCAGATCGGCGGCGCGCTCGGCACCTCGGTGCTGATCTCGATCATCGGCAGCCGGGCGGGCAGCACCCTGGTGGACTCGCTGACCGGGGCCGGGGTGCCCGCGCCGGTGGCGGCGGGGCTGACCGCCGCGAAGGACGCGGTGGCCATGGGCATTGCGCCGGTGAGCGCGGACATGACCGAAAATGTTCGGGCCGCGGTGATCGACGGCGCGGCGACCGCATTCCTGCACGGCGTGCACGCCGCGGCCCTGGTCTCTGGCGTGTTGTGCCTGGTCGGAGCGCTTGTCGCGGTGGTCGGCATCCGGCGCGGCGCGACGCACTGA
- a CDS encoding acyl-CoA desaturase, which yields MTTLQRQEVNPIGHLTAEDIESIGRELDAIRDEVLAVRGERDAAYIRKVIKVQRRLEIGSRAVLLFSLFPPAWIVGTAGLSVAKILENMEIGHNILHGQYDFMRDPKIHSTTWEWDHVTPADQWKHSHNEIHHKYTNVVGKDNDLGYGIMRVDENQRWQPFFLAQPLWNLINALFFEYGIAAYDLNLGRNLKSKKRRNDPEFKANVKAVGRKIRRQMLKDYIIHPALSGPSFLHTMAANFTANVVRNLWSHSVIMCGHFPNGVSTFERTSIKGETRGEWYLRQMLGSANISGSKLLHIMTGNLSHQIEHHLFPDLPASRYAEVAVKVRALFEKYDLPYVTGPLPVQVASAWAKVIRLSFPNRKPTKAADHTIPPRMPVAEPVPA from the coding sequence GTGACGACGCTGCAACGCCAGGAAGTCAACCCGATCGGCCACCTGACCGCCGAGGACATCGAGTCGATCGGCCGGGAACTGGACGCGATCCGGGACGAGGTGCTCGCGGTTCGGGGGGAACGCGACGCGGCCTACATCCGCAAGGTCATCAAGGTGCAGCGCCGCCTGGAGATCGGCAGCCGGGCCGTGCTGCTGTTCTCGCTCTTCCCGCCGGCCTGGATCGTCGGCACGGCCGGCCTCTCGGTGGCGAAGATCCTGGAGAACATGGAGATCGGCCACAACATCCTGCACGGCCAGTACGACTTCATGCGCGACCCGAAGATCCACTCCACGACCTGGGAGTGGGACCACGTCACCCCGGCCGACCAGTGGAAGCACTCGCACAACGAGATCCACCACAAGTACACGAACGTCGTCGGCAAAGACAACGACCTCGGGTACGGCATCATGCGGGTCGACGAGAACCAGCGCTGGCAGCCGTTCTTCCTGGCCCAGCCGCTGTGGAACCTCATCAACGCGCTGTTCTTCGAGTACGGCATCGCCGCGTACGACCTGAACCTGGGCCGGAACCTGAAGAGCAAGAAGCGCCGCAACGACCCGGAGTTCAAGGCCAACGTGAAGGCGGTCGGCCGCAAGATCCGCCGCCAGATGCTGAAGGACTACATCATCCACCCGGCCCTGTCCGGCCCGTCGTTCCTGCACACCATGGCCGCGAACTTCACCGCGAACGTCGTGCGCAACCTGTGGAGCCACTCGGTGATCATGTGCGGTCACTTCCCGAACGGCGTCTCCACCTTCGAGCGGACCTCGATCAAGGGCGAGACCCGCGGCGAGTGGTACCTGCGGCAGATGCTCGGCTCGGCCAACATCTCCGGCAGCAAGCTGTTGCACATCATGACCGGCAACCTGTCGCACCAGATCGAGCACCACCTCTTCCCGGACCTGCCGGCCAGCCGGTACGCCGAGGTCGCGGTCAAGGTGCGGGCGCTCTTCGAGAAGTACGACCTGCCCTACGTCACCGGCCCGCTGCCGGTCCAGGTCGCCTCGGCGTGGGCGAAGGTGATCCGCCTGTCCTTCCCGAACCGCAAGCCGACGAAGGCCGCGGACCACACGATCCCGCCGCGGATGCCGGTCGCGGAGCCCGTGCCCGCCTGA
- a CDS encoding GAF domain-containing protein, whose translation MKIDLYDRLAAPARLQELARYDLAADELRSVLDKVAERSAKLLETPVSLVSVLSADAQQIIGSYGLGEWIATAQGAPAEWAVCSRTVLNGEPYCVADFSDDPVHAANPFLTTVGLRSYLGVPLATPGGVMLGAHCVVDSKRRIYTDVDLAVLTDSAEEAMDALLRHRR comes from the coding sequence TTGAAGATCGACCTGTACGACCGACTGGCCGCCCCGGCGCGCCTGCAGGAGCTCGCGCGCTACGACCTGGCCGCGGACGAGCTGCGATCGGTGCTGGACAAGGTGGCCGAGCGCAGCGCGAAACTCCTGGAGACGCCGGTCTCGCTGGTGTCCGTGCTGAGCGCGGACGCGCAGCAGATCATCGGTTCCTACGGCCTCGGCGAGTGGATCGCCACCGCGCAGGGCGCGCCCGCCGAGTGGGCGGTGTGCAGCCGGACCGTGCTGAACGGGGAGCCCTACTGCGTGGCCGACTTCAGCGACGACCCGGTGCACGCGGCCAACCCGTTCCTGACCACCGTCGGGCTGCGCAGCTACCTGGGCGTGCCGCTGGCGACGCCGGGCGGGGTGATGCTCGGGGCGCACTGCGTGGTCGACTCGAAGCGGCGCATCTACACCGACGTCGACCTGGCGGTCCTCACCGACAGCGCCGAGGAGGCGATGGACGCGCTGCTGCGGCACCGCCGCTGA
- a CDS encoding 6-phospho-beta-glucosidase yields the protein MRLTILGGGGFRVPLVYKALLADPERTITEVVLYDVDPGRLAAIGRVLAALGDLPVRITTDLDEALTGAAFVFSAIRVGGLRGRVVDERVALAAGVLGQETVGAGGIAYGLRSVPESLRIAARTAAVAPDAWLINFTNPAGLVTEAMAGLLGDRVIGICDSPTGLVDRVLRALRVRPGDVRVDYAGLNHLGWLYGVRDAAGRDLLPGLLADEERLATIEEGRLFGNLRELGAVPNEYLHYYYDPAGTLAALRSAGQTRGAFLREQQERCYREIASRDPLDAWLDAWREREATYMAENRELAGAGEREHDESRPAGYEGVALAVMRALARDEPAELILNVRNRGTLPILDDDAVVEVPCTVDARGAAPLPVAPLPDHAVDLVRAVKATDRLILAAVATGSRDTAVRAMANHPLVGDAALAARLVDAYRAELPELAYLS from the coding sequence ATGCGGTTGACGATTCTGGGCGGCGGCGGTTTCCGCGTTCCGCTCGTGTACAAGGCGCTGCTCGCCGACCCGGAGCGGACCATCACCGAGGTCGTCCTCTACGACGTGGACCCCGGGCGGCTGGCCGCGATCGGGCGGGTGCTCGCCGCGCTGGGCGACCTGCCGGTGCGGATCACCACCGACCTGGACGAGGCGCTGACCGGGGCGGCGTTCGTCTTCAGCGCGATCCGGGTCGGCGGGCTGCGCGGCCGGGTGGTCGACGAGCGGGTCGCGCTGGCCGCCGGCGTCCTCGGGCAGGAGACCGTGGGCGCGGGCGGGATCGCGTACGGGCTGCGCTCCGTGCCCGAGTCGCTCCGGATCGCCGCCCGCACCGCCGCCGTCGCGCCGGACGCCTGGCTGATCAACTTCACCAACCCGGCCGGGCTGGTCACCGAGGCGATGGCCGGGCTGCTCGGCGACCGGGTGATCGGGATCTGCGACTCGCCGACCGGGCTGGTGGACCGGGTGCTGCGGGCGCTCCGGGTGCGGCCCGGGGACGTGCGGGTGGACTATGCCGGGCTCAACCACCTGGGCTGGCTCTACGGGGTGCGGGACGCCGCCGGGCGGGACCTGCTGCCGGGGCTGCTCGCCGACGAGGAGCGGCTGGCGACGATCGAGGAGGGCCGGCTCTTCGGGAACCTGCGCGAGCTGGGCGCGGTCCCGAACGAGTACCTGCACTACTACTACGACCCGGCGGGCACGCTGGCCGCGCTGCGGTCGGCCGGGCAGACCCGCGGGGCGTTCCTGCGGGAGCAGCAGGAGCGCTGCTACCGGGAGATCGCGTCGCGGGACCCGCTGGACGCCTGGCTGGACGCGTGGCGGGAGCGGGAGGCGACGTACATGGCGGAGAACCGGGAGCTGGCCGGGGCCGGGGAGCGGGAGCACGACGAGTCCCGGCCGGCCGGGTACGAGGGGGTCGCGCTCGCCGTGATGCGGGCCCTGGCCCGGGACGAGCCGGCCGAGCTGATCCTGAACGTCCGCAATCGCGGGACGCTGCCGATCCTGGACGACGACGCGGTGGTGGAGGTGCCCTGCACGGTGGACGCGCGGGGGGCGGCGCCGCTGCCGGTGGCGCCGTTGCCGGACCACGCGGTCGACCTGGTCCGGGCGGTGAAGGCCACCGACCGGCTGATCCTGGCCGCGGTCGCGACCGGCTCCCGGGACACGGCGGTCCGGGCGATGGCGAACCATCCGCTGGTCGGGGACGCGGCGCTGGCCGCCCGGCTGGTCGACGCCTACCGGGCCGAGCTGCCCGAGCTCGCCTACCTCTCCTGA
- a CDS encoding carbohydrate ABC transporter permease yields MAGLAFLAPSLVGVGGFLLLPVGVVLGISLARWDLVGPAHWAGAGNYRSLLTDPAFGQSLAVTAVFVLLVIPVQTALGLAAALLLDQRLPGSTWFRAILVLPWISAPLALGVVWRWLFDPSDGAINGLLGHRIEWLTSPTLALPSVAAVTVWTNVGYVALFFLAGLAGIPPQYAEAARIDGAGPWQGLRRITLPLLRPTTLFVLTTGVISSFQVFDTIYAMTQGGPAGRTTVVAYAIYREAFVNFRIGRAAAMSVVLFLLLIAVTIAQQGYFRRRTTYELG; encoded by the coding sequence GTGGCCGGACTGGCCTTTCTCGCGCCGAGCCTGGTCGGCGTCGGCGGGTTCCTGCTGCTCCCGGTCGGGGTCGTGCTCGGCATCAGCCTCGCCCGGTGGGATCTGGTCGGTCCGGCCCACTGGGCCGGCGCCGGCAACTACCGCTCGCTCCTGACCGACCCCGCCTTCGGGCAGTCCCTGGCCGTCACCGCGGTCTTCGTGCTGCTGGTGATCCCGGTGCAGACCGCGCTCGGCCTGGCCGCCGCGCTCCTGCTCGACCAGCGACTGCCCGGCTCCACCTGGTTCCGCGCGATCCTGGTGCTGCCGTGGATCAGCGCGCCGCTCGCGCTCGGCGTGGTCTGGCGCTGGCTGTTCGACCCGTCCGACGGCGCGATCAACGGGCTGCTCGGGCACCGGATCGAGTGGCTGACCAGCCCGACCCTGGCGCTGCCGTCGGTCGCCGCGGTCACGGTCTGGACGAACGTGGGCTACGTGGCGCTGTTCTTCCTGGCCGGGCTGGCCGGCATCCCGCCGCAGTACGCGGAGGCGGCCCGGATCGACGGCGCCGGCCCGTGGCAGGGCCTGCGACGGATCACCCTGCCGCTGCTGCGCCCGACCACGCTCTTCGTCCTGACCACCGGTGTGATCAGCAGTTTCCAGGTGTTCGACACGATCTACGCGATGACCCAGGGCGGGCCGGCCGGGCGGACCACGGTGGTGGCCTACGCGATCTACCGCGAGGCGTTCGTGAACTTCCGGATCGGCCGGGCGGCGGCCATGTCGGTGGTGCTGTTCCTGCTGCTCATCGCGGTGACGATCGCTCAGCAGGGGTATTTCCGCCGGCGGACGACGTACGAGCTGGGGTGA
- a CDS encoding methyl-accepting chemotaxis protein, with amino-acid sequence MRRYWADLSVNVKIMFAICVAALVALVIGTSGLRALGEASGSANEIYEDNVTSAAVLGQLQNSITQSRLDLTNHAVHSDAVNKAKYEKEFTADLAAVDEEMTNYQATDPAGTAATIENLMTTWQRYVDVAQNQLIPISRANDLAKWQQVRTAQVSPLVTTLKDDLTALNEAESADAASAAGAARDGYHQNRIESILLLVAGILAALGLGVVVARGIVRSLRRVTTICEGLAAGDLTQSTGITSADEPGRMSRALDTAVLRLRETVTTIGDSAVTLAGASEELSAVSSQLESGAGDVAERAGSASSASEEVNAGVQAIAAGAEEMSASITEIAANAAEAARVANEGMGVAERTTRQVAELGAASAEISDVVKLITTIAEQTNLLALNATIEAARAGELGKGFAVVAGEVKELSQQTARATEEITARITAIQASSTSATSAIGEITDVIQRIGDYTTTIASAVEEQTATTGEMSRSVAEAASSSGEVARTVTGVAEVAAATAEGARTTQQAAADLTRLAGDLTNLVGGFRH; translated from the coding sequence ATGAGGCGGTACTGGGCGGATCTCAGTGTCAACGTCAAAATCATGTTCGCGATCTGTGTCGCCGCCCTGGTGGCCCTCGTGATCGGGACGAGCGGGCTGCGCGCGCTCGGCGAGGCCAGCGGCTCGGCGAACGAGATCTACGAGGACAACGTGACCAGTGCCGCGGTGCTCGGTCAGCTGCAGAACTCGATCACCCAGTCCCGCCTCGACCTGACCAACCACGCGGTCCACTCGGACGCCGTCAACAAGGCGAAGTACGAGAAGGAGTTCACCGCCGACCTCGCCGCGGTCGACGAGGAGATGACGAACTACCAGGCCACCGACCCGGCCGGCACGGCGGCGACCATCGAGAACCTGATGACGACCTGGCAGCGGTACGTCGACGTGGCGCAGAACCAGCTGATCCCGATCTCCCGGGCGAACGATCTGGCGAAGTGGCAACAGGTCCGCACGGCCCAGGTCTCCCCGCTGGTCACGACGCTGAAGGACGACCTCACGGCGCTCAACGAGGCGGAAAGCGCCGACGCCGCCTCGGCCGCCGGCGCCGCCCGCGACGGCTACCACCAGAACCGCATCGAGTCGATCCTGCTGCTGGTCGCCGGCATTCTCGCCGCGCTCGGCCTGGGTGTCGTGGTCGCCCGGGGCATCGTCCGGTCGCTGCGCCGGGTCACCACGATCTGCGAGGGCCTGGCCGCCGGCGACCTCACCCAGAGCACCGGGATCACCTCGGCTGACGAGCCGGGCCGGATGAGCCGCGCGCTGGACACCGCGGTGCTGCGGCTGCGCGAGACGGTCACCACCATCGGCGACTCCGCGGTCACCCTGGCCGGCGCGTCCGAGGAGCTCAGCGCGGTCAGCTCGCAGCTGGAGAGCGGCGCCGGCGACGTGGCCGAGCGGGCCGGCTCGGCCAGCTCGGCCAGCGAGGAGGTCAACGCCGGCGTGCAGGCGATCGCGGCCGGCGCGGAGGAGATGAGCGCCTCGATCACCGAGATCGCCGCGAACGCCGCCGAGGCCGCCCGGGTCGCCAACGAGGGCATGGGCGTCGCCGAGCGGACCACCCGCCAGGTCGCCGAGCTCGGCGCGGCCAGTGCCGAGATCAGCGACGTGGTCAAGCTGATCACCACGATCGCCGAGCAGACGAACCTGCTCGCGCTGAACGCCACCATCGAGGCGGCCCGGGCCGGTGAGCTGGGCAAGGGCTTCGCGGTGGTGGCCGGCGAGGTCAAGGAGCTGTCCCAGCAGACCGCGCGGGCCACCGAGGAGATCACCGCGCGGATCACCGCGATCCAGGCGTCGAGCACCTCGGCGACCTCCGCGATCGGGGAGATCACCGACGTGATCCAGCGGATCGGGGACTACACCACGACGATCGCGTCGGCGGTGGAGGAGCAGACCGCCACGACCGGGGAGATGAGCCGCTCGGTCGCCGAGGCCGCGTCGAGCAGCGGCGAGGTGGCCCGGACGGTCACCGGTGTGGCCGAAGTCGCCGCGGCGACCGCCGAGGGAGCGCGCACCACGCAGCAGGCCGCGGCAGACTTGACCAGACTGGCCGGTGACCTCACCAACCTCGTCGGCGGCTTCCGCCACTAG
- a CDS encoding sugar ABC transporter substrate-binding protein, with translation MRRLFPIIAALLLTAGCSIAGGDDANGRTTVTFRLWDERVATAYQQSFSVFEKAHPKVRVEVQVVPWADYWTTLPTDIAAGTAADIFWTNTSNFGLYADNGKLLPVDFTGDWTKSVVDLYTRGGRLWGVPQLWDSIALYYNRDLVSRAGLDPAALTWDPTVPSDTFRAALRKLTVDSAGKHPGEAGFNPRSIATYGVNAALDQQAILWDFAGSNGGTWQSGDRFTFADQPRTVQAVRYVVDLIDKEHVAPPAADTNTDGEKALRLFTQGRIALFQSGPYHLKSIQEGASFRWGIAPLLRGPAGRVGVVHGVAAVASARTRHRDATAEVLRWIGSADGLRPIAAGGYAFPGVTAAQPAFVDYWRTRGVDVRPFLDAAAGTTFPAPVGPRVGAGGTAYTPILQQVFLGQLDVARGLRQAQDAGNAAMRD, from the coding sequence ATGCGACGACTGTTCCCGATCATCGCGGCGCTGCTGCTGACGGCGGGCTGCTCGATCGCCGGCGGCGACGACGCGAACGGGCGGACCACTGTCACGTTCCGGCTCTGGGACGAGCGGGTGGCAACGGCGTACCAGCAATCTTTTTCGGTCTTTGAGAAAGCGCACCCGAAGGTGCGGGTCGAGGTGCAGGTGGTGCCCTGGGCCGACTACTGGACCACGCTGCCGACCGACATCGCGGCGGGCACGGCCGCGGACATCTTCTGGACGAACACGTCGAACTTCGGCCTCTATGCCGACAACGGCAAACTGCTGCCGGTCGACTTCACCGGCGACTGGACGAAATCGGTCGTCGACCTCTACACCCGCGGCGGCCGGCTCTGGGGCGTCCCGCAGCTCTGGGACTCGATCGCGCTCTACTACAACCGGGACCTGGTCAGCCGGGCCGGCCTCGACCCGGCCGCGCTGACCTGGGACCCGACGGTCCCGAGCGACACCTTCCGCGCGGCGCTGCGGAAACTCACCGTCGACAGCGCGGGCAAGCACCCCGGCGAGGCCGGCTTCAACCCCAGGAGCATTGCGACGTACGGCGTGAACGCCGCCCTCGACCAGCAGGCGATCCTCTGGGACTTCGCCGGCTCGAACGGCGGCACGTGGCAGTCCGGCGACCGGTTCACCTTCGCCGACCAGCCGAGGACCGTGCAGGCCGTGCGGTACGTCGTCGACCTGATCGACAAGGAGCACGTGGCGCCGCCGGCCGCGGACACCAACACCGACGGGGAGAAGGCGCTCCGGCTGTTCACCCAGGGCCGGATCGCGCTGTTCCAGTCCGGGCCGTACCACCTGAAGAGCATCCAGGAGGGCGCGAGCTTCCGGTGGGGGATCGCCCCGCTGCTCCGGGGCCCGGCCGGCCGGGTCGGCGTGGTGCACGGGGTGGCCGCGGTCGCCTCGGCGCGGACCCGGCACCGGGACGCGACCGCCGAGGTGCTGCGGTGGATCGGCTCGGCGGACGGGCTGCGGCCGATCGCCGCGGGCGGGTACGCGTTCCCCGGCGTCACCGCGGCGCAGCCGGCGTTCGTCGACTACTGGCGGACGCGGGGTGTGGACGTGCGGCCGTTCCTCGACGCGGCGGCCGGGACGACGTTCCCGGCGCCGGTCGGGCCGCGGGTCGGGGCCGGTGGGACGGCGTACACGCCGATCCTGCAACAGGTCTTCCTCGGGCAGCTCGACGTTGCGCGAGGATTGCGGCAGGCACAGGACGCCGGCAACGCGGCGATGAGGGATTGA
- a CDS encoding carbohydrate kinase family protein, protein MARQLDLFVPGVVFLDVIFTGLRELPGPGTEVRASGMGSCPGGVANLAVAASRLGLHTGLGTALSTDAYGEFCHQVLAGQEGIDLSASRRLDGWHSPVTVSLAYDRDRSMITHGHPLPTDDEGLVNGLPAARAAAVSLGGSGTGWVPRASRNGTLIFADVGWDETEQWDVDALSVLPDCHAFLPNAVEAMRYTRTSTPAAALDKLTGLVPIVVVTDGGDGALAVDSATGEVATVPGVPVEALDPTGAGDVFTAGFIAGTLGGWPLADRVAFANLVAALSVQHFGGSLSAPGWGDIADWWQATLRAAEQRHPESTEGELARRFAFLPEVIPPGKRNAVHRATATIARLSDAHAS, encoded by the coding sequence ATGGCGCGCCAGCTCGACCTTTTCGTCCCCGGGGTGGTGTTTCTCGACGTCATCTTCACCGGGCTGCGCGAGCTGCCCGGCCCCGGCACCGAGGTGCGGGCGTCCGGGATGGGGTCGTGTCCCGGCGGGGTCGCCAACCTCGCGGTCGCGGCCAGCCGGCTCGGGCTGCACACCGGGCTCGGCACGGCGCTGAGCACGGACGCCTACGGCGAATTCTGCCACCAGGTGCTGGCCGGTCAGGAGGGAATCGATCTCTCCGCGTCCCGCCGGCTCGACGGCTGGCACTCGCCGGTCACCGTCTCGCTGGCCTACGACCGCGACCGCAGCATGATCACCCACGGGCACCCGCTGCCCACCGACGACGAGGGCCTGGTCAACGGGCTGCCCGCGGCCCGCGCCGCGGCGGTGAGCCTGGGCGGGTCCGGCACCGGCTGGGTGCCCCGGGCGAGCCGCAACGGCACGCTGATCTTCGCCGACGTCGGGTGGGACGAGACCGAGCAGTGGGATGTCGACGCCCTGTCGGTGCTGCCCGACTGCCACGCCTTCCTGCCCAACGCGGTCGAGGCGATGCGCTACACCCGCACGAGCACGCCGGCCGCGGCGCTCGACAAGCTGACCGGCCTGGTCCCGATCGTGGTGGTGACCGACGGCGGGGACGGCGCGCTGGCCGTCGACTCGGCGACCGGCGAGGTGGCGACCGTGCCGGGCGTGCCGGTGGAGGCGCTCGACCCGACCGGCGCCGGGGACGTCTTCACCGCCGGGTTCATCGCCGGGACGCTCGGCGGGTGGCCGCTCGCCGACCGGGTGGCCTTCGCGAACCTGGTGGCGGCGCTCTCCGTGCAGCACTTCGGCGGGTCGCTGTCGGCGCCCGGCTGGGGTGACATCGCGGACTGGTGGCAGGCGACGCTGCGGGCCGCCGAGCAGCGGCACCCCGAGTCCACCGAGGGGGAGCTGGCCCGGCGGTTCGCGTTCCTCCCCGAGGTGATCCCGCCCGGCAAGCGCAACGCCGTGCACCGGGCCACCGCCACGATCGCCCGCCTCTCCGACGCGCATGCCTCGTGA